The proteins below come from a single uncultured Dethiosulfovibrio sp. genomic window:
- a CDS encoding response regulator, protein MPTVLIVDDAAFMRMMLKDILSKNGFEVLGEAENGQVAVNMYKDLNPDIVTMDITMPEMNGIDAVKAIKAVNPGCRIVMVSAMGQQSMVIEAIQAGAKDFIVKPFQPDRVVDALTKVLG, encoded by the coding sequence ATGCCTACAGTCCTTATCGTCGATGACGCAGCGTTTATGAGGATGATGCTCAAGGATATTCTCTCTAAGAACGGTTTTGAGGTTCTTGGAGAGGCGGAGAATGGCCAAGTGGCGGTCAATATGTACAAGGATCTCAATCCTGACATAGTGACTATGGATATTACCATGCCAGAGATGAACGGAATCGATGCTGTAAAGGCCATAAAGGCGGTCAACCCTGGATGCCGGATAGTGATGGTCAGTGCTATGGGGCAGCAGTCGATGGTTATAGAGGCGATTCAGGCTGGGGCGAAGGACTTTATAGTAAAGCCTTTCCAGCCCGACAGGGTCGTCGACGCTCTGACCAAGGTCCTGGGGTAA
- a CDS encoding flagellar motor protein MotB has translation MARERKKKEEKGGAGWLATYGDLVTLLLTFFVLLFAFSSLDVEKFKKMMVSFQGALGVMQGGKSLQEDPLPYGGASGYDAGDEKRQTQSTFEVERELRSFLKDNELEQEVSIKVDQRGVTVSLSDQFLFPLGGIEVRPEGKRILTRLGALLRGKIPALAVEGHTDDRVLRGGPYRDNWGLSAIRAAVIASYMVESGGIAPDIIQAVGYGPYRPAVPNDSDENRGLNRRVDLVILSKYPKQ, from the coding sequence TTGGCCAGGGAGAGAAAGAAGAAAGAAGAGAAAGGCGGTGCCGGCTGGCTGGCTACCTACGGCGATCTGGTTACCCTTCTTCTGACCTTTTTCGTCCTCCTCTTCGCCTTTTCCTCTCTCGATGTGGAGAAGTTCAAGAAGATGATGGTCTCCTTTCAAGGTGCTTTGGGGGTCATGCAGGGAGGGAAGTCCCTCCAGGAGGATCCTCTGCCCTATGGTGGGGCTTCGGGCTACGACGCAGGAGACGAAAAGAGGCAGACCCAATCTACCTTCGAGGTCGAGCGGGAGCTTAGGTCCTTCCTGAAGGACAACGAGCTGGAACAGGAAGTCTCCATAAAGGTCGATCAGAGAGGGGTTACGGTGTCCCTGTCGGATCAGTTTTTGTTCCCCCTAGGGGGCATAGAGGTTCGTCCTGAGGGAAAGAGAATCCTTACCAGGCTTGGGGCACTGCTCAGGGGCAAAATCCCCGCCCTTGCGGTAGAGGGGCATACCGATGATCGAGTCCTGAGAGGGGGGCCCTACAGGGATAACTGGGGTCTTTCCGCTATAAGGGCCGCTGTGATCGCCTCCTACATGGTCGAGAGCGGTGGAATAGCTCCTGATATAATTCAGGCGGTAGGGTACGGTCCCTACAGGCCAGCGGTGCCCAACGATAGCGACGAGAACAGGGGTTTGAATCGAAGGGTAGACCTGGTGATTCTCTCCAAGTACCCCAAACAGTGA
- a CDS encoding motility protein A produces MDLASVVGLSLALILVIGGIVAGGEAPAFINLPSLLITIGGTFGAVIMANPMGRIKNLGKVTKIAFFSQTPDMVSLVQTIVSFAEKARREGLLALEADAGELDDEFLSKSIQLVVDGTDPELVKAILDTEISVLEERHAANKGMFDTMGELFPAFGMLGTLIGLIAMLRNLDDPGSLGPGMAVALITTFYGSFMANLFAMPISAKLAARSSEETVVRELMVEGVLAIQAGENPRIVEEKLKVFLPPDQRKELEEKNGTEKGGE; encoded by the coding sequence GTGGATCTTGCATCGGTCGTAGGACTGTCTCTTGCGTTAATTCTGGTTATAGGGGGGATCGTGGCAGGTGGAGAGGCTCCTGCTTTCATAAACCTTCCCTCTCTCCTCATAACCATAGGCGGAACCTTCGGGGCTGTCATAATGGCAAACCCTATGGGGCGTATAAAAAATCTGGGAAAAGTCACCAAAATAGCCTTTTTCTCCCAGACTCCCGATATGGTCTCCCTTGTTCAGACCATAGTCAGTTTCGCCGAGAAAGCCCGAAGGGAGGGGCTTCTCGCCCTGGAGGCCGACGCAGGGGAGCTGGACGACGAGTTTCTCTCTAAGTCGATCCAGTTAGTCGTCGATGGAACCGACCCCGAGCTGGTGAAGGCCATCCTGGACACCGAGATAAGCGTCCTGGAGGAGCGACACGCCGCTAACAAAGGTATGTTCGATACTATGGGCGAGCTTTTTCCCGCCTTCGGCATGTTAGGAACACTTATCGGTCTCATAGCGATGCTCCGAAACCTGGACGACCCTGGTTCTCTCGGCCCCGGTATGGCGGTGGCCCTTATAACCACTTTCTACGGATCTTTCATGGCGAACCTTTTCGCCATGCCTATATCCGCTAAGCTGGCGGCCCGGTCCTCCGAGGAGACCGTCGTCCGTGAGCTGATGGTGGAGGGGGTGCTGGCCATTCAGGCAGGGGAAAACCCCCGCATAGTTGAGGAAAAATTAAAGGTCTTTCTGCCTCCCGACCAGCGTAAGGAGCTGGAGGAGAAAAATGGAACAGAGAAAGGCGGCGAATAG
- the fliN gene encoding flagellar motor switch protein FliN, giving the protein MADDLLSQDEINALLEGTLGGDSGGGGSTPLSQPQLNAMDDMANMFVNAVSGVVGMLSGREVSVTVSKAGEVPQSDLSSSETQGRNLLFSVDCDGFDNAPMAMVMPEIGVLMLADLMMGGEGKDLPEEANELFVNAAQEGLSQVMGAAMTSLSGALKGRRAMPSNPSAKMEEGEWLPFPSKGEDGKIWRAALDVEIDGLSPFSSIVCIPNDSAATFADALIGDPEPAPAPPPPKASAPQASAPQAQQPAQPRAPQPGYAPPPPQQPVDVRPAEFGPIVPSGGQQEPSNIGLIVDIPVRVTVELGRTRKTVGEVLSFAPGSVIELDKMAGEPVDVLVNGKLIAKGEVVVIDENFGVRVTEILNMGDRINSIGS; this is encoded by the coding sequence ATGGCTGATGATCTGCTCAGTCAGGACGAGATAAATGCGTTACTTGAGGGTACTTTAGGGGGAGATTCTGGCGGTGGAGGATCCACTCCTCTGAGCCAGCCCCAGTTGAACGCCATGGACGACATGGCGAATATGTTCGTTAATGCGGTCTCAGGTGTGGTTGGGATGCTTTCAGGCCGGGAGGTCTCCGTGACTGTGTCCAAAGCCGGAGAGGTTCCTCAATCTGATCTGTCAAGCAGTGAGACTCAGGGCAGAAATCTGCTGTTTTCAGTGGATTGCGACGGTTTTGACAACGCCCCTATGGCTATGGTTATGCCTGAGATAGGGGTCTTAATGCTTGCGGACCTTATGATGGGTGGAGAGGGAAAGGACCTTCCTGAAGAGGCTAACGAGCTTTTCGTGAACGCCGCCCAAGAGGGCTTGAGCCAGGTGATGGGAGCGGCTATGACCTCTCTCAGCGGAGCTCTAAAAGGCCGCAGGGCTATGCCCAGCAACCCTTCTGCAAAGATGGAGGAAGGGGAGTGGCTTCCCTTCCCCTCTAAGGGAGAGGACGGAAAGATATGGAGAGCCGCTCTAGACGTGGAGATAGATGGCCTTTCTCCTTTCAGCTCTATCGTTTGCATTCCTAACGATTCGGCGGCTACCTTTGCGGATGCCCTGATCGGTGATCCTGAGCCCGCCCCTGCTCCTCCGCCGCCTAAAGCCTCCGCACCTCAGGCCTCCGCGCCTCAGGCTCAGCAGCCAGCTCAGCCTAGGGCACCACAGCCAGGCTATGCGCCGCCGCCGCCACAGCAGCCGGTGGACGTCAGGCCTGCGGAGTTTGGTCCCATAGTGCCGTCAGGGGGCCAGCAGGAACCGTCCAACATAGGGCTTATCGTCGATATCCCCGTCAGGGTTACCGTTGAATTAGGTAGAACAAGAAAAACAGTAGGAGAGGTATTGTCATTTGCCCCCGGTTCCGTGATAGAATTGGACAAGATGGCAGGGGAGCCTGTGGATGTTCTGGTAAACGGAAAGCTTATCGCTAAAGGAGAGGTTGTCGTCATAGACGAGAACTTCGGCGTGCGGGTTACGGAGATTTTAAATATGGGCGACAGGATCAACTCTATTGGATCCTGA
- a CDS encoding flagellar hook protein FlgE: protein MIRSLFTGVSGVKAHQTKLDVVGNNIANVNTTGFKKSTVAFQDLLSQLERGAMGGDGNRGGVNPKQVGLGVRVGAIETIHSQGFVSHTGVRTDMAIQGEGYYIVKAGTDQYYTRAGNFTLDKEGNLVMSGNGYRVQGNEVTSIGGVDTWGAELTDINIPLGQKFEPKATALMGYRCNLDARAPIYDEEDPDPSSTYVTESSIYDNLGTEHKVNTTWRKIADNTWSWNLSLGEEDSDITVTGGSGEISFGTDGKIVPPEENPKVTIGFSAVGMDDSEIELDFAGKAFDKDEIDGVTQFGSAFTTKPYFQDGYKMGTMNDFYVTGNGKIVGSYDNGQIKSLYNLPLAMFSNSHGLSKIGNTCFDVSANSGTLSVENAMEGGAGSISGGALEASNVDMTDEFTHMILAQRGYQSNARVITTSDSVLEEAINLKR from the coding sequence ATGATTAGGTCCCTGTTCACAGGGGTGAGCGGAGTCAAGGCTCATCAGACAAAGCTGGACGTTGTGGGCAATAATATCGCCAATGTCAATACCACCGGTTTCAAAAAATCCACCGTGGCCTTCCAGGATCTCCTCTCTCAACTTGAGAGAGGAGCCATGGGGGGCGATGGCAACCGGGGAGGGGTCAACCCTAAACAGGTTGGACTAGGTGTCAGGGTCGGGGCGATAGAGACTATTCACTCCCAAGGTTTTGTCTCTCATACTGGCGTCAGGACCGATATGGCTATACAGGGAGAGGGCTACTACATAGTCAAGGCCGGGACCGATCAGTACTACACCAGGGCAGGTAACTTTACCCTCGATAAAGAGGGTAATCTGGTTATGTCCGGTAACGGGTACAGAGTTCAGGGGAACGAAGTTACCTCTATCGGTGGTGTCGATACCTGGGGAGCGGAGCTGACGGATATCAATATACCTCTGGGGCAGAAATTTGAGCCCAAAGCTACAGCCCTCATGGGGTATAGATGTAACCTGGATGCTAGGGCTCCTATATACGATGAGGAGGATCCCGATCCTTCCAGCACATATGTAACAGAGAGCTCTATTTACGATAATCTCGGGACTGAGCACAAGGTGAATACCACCTGGAGAAAGATCGCCGATAACACGTGGAGTTGGAACCTTTCGTTAGGAGAGGAGGATTCTGATATAACCGTCACCGGTGGATCGGGGGAAATCTCCTTTGGAACCGACGGAAAAATCGTTCCTCCAGAGGAAAACCCTAAGGTGACTATAGGCTTTTCTGCTGTTGGTATGGATGATAGCGAGATAGAACTTGATTTTGCCGGTAAGGCCTTCGATAAGGACGAAATAGACGGTGTTACCCAGTTTGGATCCGCTTTTACCACTAAACCCTATTTTCAGGATGGTTATAAAATGGGGACTATGAACGACTTTTACGTTACCGGCAACGGAAAGATCGTTGGATCTTACGATAACGGACAGATAAAGTCCCTATATAACCTGCCTTTGGCTATGTTCTCCAACTCCCATGGGCTCTCCAAGATCGGTAATACCTGTTTCGATGTCTCCGCTAACTCCGGGACCCTCTCCGTGGAAAACGCTATGGAGGGTGGAGCCGGTAGCATTTCCGGCGGGGCCTTAGAGGCTAGCAACGTCGATATGACCGACGAGTTCACCCATATGATTCTCGCCCAGAGGGGCTATCAGTCCAACGCCAGGGTCATAACCACCAGCGATTCGGTCCTCGAAGAGGCCATAAACCTAAAGCGGTAG
- the flhB gene encoding flagellar biosynthesis protein FlhB, with amino-acid sequence MIRALGLQFFAQEKTEPATPRKRQKEREEGRVAKSQDLGAGVVIISGLLMILLFGGWIFDGLSSLTKELIMFMGDEALWQEGWFEIIAVKSVMTYGLYLFPLALACFIAAFFISVVQVGFFISSKPLTPKMDRFNPISGLKKIISLRSLVELCKGLLKALILAIMLYSALMGDLDEMITYIRFPLGEAVPRLLWKLWMLSFKMTLLLLVIALFDWGYQKWEFEKNIRMSKQEIKEEYKQMEGDPQIKQKIRQKQREMAQKRMMADVPKADVVITNPTTLAVAIKYEKGKMEAPVVLAKGKDKVAARIREIAEDHKIPVVENKPLAWALYESVEVGEAIPEKLYKGVAEVLAFVYGFKDKGKG; translated from the coding sequence ATGATAAGAGCCTTAGGGCTTCAGTTCTTCGCTCAGGAGAAGACCGAGCCCGCTACTCCCAGAAAGAGACAGAAAGAGAGGGAGGAGGGCCGGGTAGCTAAAAGCCAGGACCTGGGCGCTGGAGTGGTCATTATATCCGGTTTGCTGATGATACTGCTTTTCGGAGGATGGATATTCGATGGGCTTTCCTCTCTGACCAAAGAGCTCATAATGTTTATGGGGGACGAAGCCCTCTGGCAGGAGGGCTGGTTTGAGATTATAGCCGTAAAATCGGTTATGACTTACGGTCTGTATCTTTTTCCTCTGGCCTTGGCCTGTTTTATAGCCGCTTTTTTTATCTCCGTGGTTCAGGTGGGTTTTTTCATAAGCTCTAAACCTCTTACCCCTAAAATGGATCGCTTTAATCCCATATCAGGCTTGAAGAAGATTATTTCACTACGGTCACTTGTGGAGCTATGTAAAGGCCTTCTCAAGGCACTGATTTTGGCGATAATGCTCTACTCTGCCCTTATGGGCGATCTCGACGAGATGATAACCTATATCCGTTTCCCCTTGGGAGAGGCGGTCCCTAGGCTTCTTTGGAAGCTGTGGATGCTCAGTTTTAAGATGACTTTGCTCCTGTTGGTTATCGCCCTGTTCGACTGGGGATACCAGAAGTGGGAGTTCGAGAAAAATATCCGAATGAGCAAGCAGGAGATAAAAGAAGAGTACAAGCAGATGGAGGGAGACCCTCAGATAAAGCAGAAGATCCGTCAGAAGCAGAGGGAGATGGCCCAGAAGAGGATGATGGCCGATGTTCCCAAAGCCGACGTGGTGATAACCAACCCCACGACTCTGGCGGTGGCTATAAAATACGAAAAAGGCAAAATGGAGGCTCCGGTGGTGCTGGCTAAAGGCAAGGACAAAGTTGCCGCCAGAATCAGGGAAATAGCGGAGGATCATAAAATACCTGTTGTGGAAAATAAGCCTCTGGCCTGGGCTCTGTACGAAAGCGTCGAGGTCGGAGAGGCTATACCTGAAAAGCTGTACAAAGGCGTCGCGGAAGTCCTCGCCTTTGTCTACGGCTTCAAGGATAAAGGAAAGGGCTAG
- a CDS encoding flagellar basal body-associated FliL family protein — MKKILLITLVALVALAGGLGGGYFLGIRFGGGQESVTGVSKDLERPGPIVDFGDFVINLADKDPRLVNFEMALEASSSKAELVLTDGGWRSHIRNEVLLTVKDHIADDFRSAEGIMELSDNLKRRINAILPSVDGKVVVRRVLFRKFVTQ, encoded by the coding sequence TTGAAAAAGATTTTATTGATTACCTTAGTTGCTCTGGTCGCCCTGGCTGGTGGTCTAGGAGGGGGTTACTTCCTGGGCATCCGTTTCGGTGGAGGCCAGGAGAGCGTTACAGGGGTATCTAAAGATCTGGAGCGACCGGGACCTATCGTCGATTTTGGCGATTTCGTCATAAACCTGGCGGACAAAGATCCTAGGCTCGTCAATTTTGAGATGGCTCTGGAAGCCTCTAGTTCTAAAGCTGAGCTGGTCCTTACGGATGGAGGATGGCGTAGCCATATCCGTAACGAGGTTTTGCTCACCGTGAAGGACCATATCGCCGACGATTTCAGAAGTGCCGAGGGCATTATGGAGCTTAGCGATAACCTCAAAAGGCGGATCAACGCCATTTTGCCCTCCGTGGACGGTAAAGTAGTGGTCCGCAGGGTCCTCTTTCGCAAGTTCGTTACCCAGTAG
- a CDS encoding flagellar biosynthetic protein FliR: MSIRFLGLFYVAPAIVGASFPVPFVFWLSVFMSMIVVPLMGGAVPAVLFSGILPLFLAGAREILVGIFIGFFSACPFYVLQVAGRMIGTSMGLAMVSVLDPISQDEESIIGQFQILVGLWFFLYWNGHMLLVRAVSESFRLLPLGGMGLAVASDMGLAKWVGDLFVMSFMISIPFYGALLLADIGLGFLARTVPQMNVFILGLPIKIGLGIFLLMVLLPIMVEMLHDRIEPFLRLALMGLGAWR; encoded by the coding sequence GTGTCTATCAGGTTTTTGGGGCTATTTTATGTGGCTCCCGCTATAGTAGGTGCCAGCTTTCCCGTGCCTTTCGTGTTTTGGCTTTCCGTCTTCATGTCGATGATAGTGGTTCCTCTTATGGGAGGGGCCGTACCTGCAGTCCTCTTTTCCGGTATTCTGCCTCTGTTTTTGGCGGGAGCCAGAGAGATTCTGGTCGGGATTTTTATCGGCTTTTTTTCCGCCTGTCCCTTCTATGTCCTTCAGGTCGCAGGACGAATGATAGGGACCAGTATGGGCCTCGCTATGGTTAGTGTTTTAGATCCTATATCTCAAGATGAAGAATCAATTATAGGTCAATTTCAAATTCTGGTAGGGCTGTGGTTTTTTCTCTACTGGAACGGCCATATGTTGCTGGTGAGGGCGGTTTCAGAGAGCTTTAGGCTGCTTCCTTTAGGCGGTATGGGCTTAGCTGTTGCCTCCGATATGGGGTTGGCGAAATGGGTAGGCGATCTTTTCGTCATGTCTTTCATGATTTCTATCCCCTTTTACGGGGCTTTGCTGCTGGCGGACATAGGGCTGGGTTTTTTGGCCCGTACGGTTCCGCAGATGAACGTGTTCATCCTTGGGTTGCCCATAAAGATAGGGCTAGGCATCTTCCTGCTGATGGTGTTGCTTCCTATAATGGTTGAAATGCTTCACGACAGGATAGAACCCTTTCTCCGCCTTGCCCTCATGGGGCTCGGAGCTTGGCGATGA
- a CDS encoding flagellar biosynthetic protein FliQ encodes MEVLSVSDMLVESMKVSLFASLPILLVAMVVGLIIGILQTATSIQEQTLSFVPKIVAIMGALLAAGPWMFGLVNQLTIDLLGQLHRFVR; translated from the coding sequence GTGGAGGTTCTGAGCGTCAGCGATATGCTGGTAGAGTCTATGAAGGTCTCCCTTTTTGCCTCTCTTCCCATTCTACTGGTGGCTATGGTGGTGGGGCTTATAATAGGTATCCTTCAGACAGCTACTTCAATTCAGGAGCAGACCCTTTCCTTTGTGCCTAAAATAGTGGCCATTATGGGGGCATTATTGGCGGCAGGGCCTTGGATGTTTGGTCTTGTGAATCAGCTGACTATAGATCTCCTCGGTCAGCTTCATAGGTTCGTCCGCTGA
- a CDS encoding flagellar FlbD family protein, whose translation MIEVTRLNGSVFILNAGLIETVEANPDTVVTLVNGHRYVVQESPEEIMERAAAYQEKRWPPSLT comes from the coding sequence ATGATAGAGGTAACTAGACTTAACGGGTCGGTGTTTATACTGAACGCCGGCCTGATAGAGACCGTGGAGGCCAATCCAGACACGGTGGTGACTCTGGTCAACGGTCACCGATACGTGGTTCAGGAGTCTCCTGAAGAGATAATGGAAAGGGCGGCGGCCTATCAGGAAAAAAGGTGGCCGCCCTCTTTGACGTGA
- the fliM gene encoding flagellar motor switch protein FliM gives MTPDVLSQSEIDSLLDILTSGDVDFEEISQASSEKNIKGYDFRRPDKFSKDQLRAIQMIHESFSRQLTTSLSTMVRSIVTCEVASVDQVAYEEFVRSMVQPTVMGVLEMYPLEGNAVIDMNPSLVFSIIDRLLGGKGEIFGKPRDLTDIESTVIERVFMKMLEILEDSWSTVVDVRFRFESMESNPFFVQICPGTDMVLLVTLKVSVGDVEGMVSLCIPYFVMEPVMDKLSSQIWFASTGKNKEQDSRSFLVSSMGTVRVPLSLELGDTVLSLSDIIRLQVGDVIRLDSATDDPVKIRVGSRVKFTGRPGTVDGRYSAEVLDVAWDGSLEEYEEG, from the coding sequence GTGACTCCCGACGTACTTTCCCAGTCTGAGATAGACTCTCTCCTCGATATCCTCACCAGTGGGGACGTCGATTTCGAGGAGATCTCCCAGGCTTCTTCGGAAAAAAACATAAAGGGATACGACTTCCGTCGTCCCGACAAGTTCAGCAAAGACCAGCTGAGGGCTATTCAGATGATCCACGAGTCCTTCAGCAGACAGTTAACCACGAGCCTGTCCACTATGGTTCGCTCCATAGTGACCTGCGAGGTGGCTTCGGTTGACCAGGTAGCCTACGAGGAGTTTGTCCGCTCTATGGTCCAGCCGACGGTTATGGGGGTTCTGGAGATGTATCCCCTCGAGGGCAACGCCGTAATCGATATGAATCCAAGCCTGGTCTTTTCGATAATAGATCGCCTTTTAGGGGGAAAAGGTGAGATTTTCGGCAAGCCCAGAGATCTCACCGATATAGAGTCTACGGTAATAGAGAGGGTCTTTATGAAGATGCTGGAGATCCTGGAGGATAGCTGGTCTACCGTCGTGGACGTCCGTTTTCGGTTCGAGAGCATGGAGAGCAATCCTTTCTTCGTCCAGATCTGTCCCGGTACCGATATGGTGCTCCTGGTTACTTTGAAAGTGTCCGTAGGCGACGTAGAAGGGATGGTCAGTCTCTGTATCCCCTATTTCGTTATGGAGCCGGTTATGGACAAGCTGAGCTCTCAGATATGGTTTGCATCGACTGGCAAAAATAAAGAGCAGGATAGCCGTTCGTTCCTGGTCTCCAGCATGGGCACCGTCAGGGTTCCCCTCAGCCTGGAGCTCGGGGATACGGTGCTGTCTCTGTCGGATATAATTAGGCTTCAGGTTGGAGACGTGATTCGTCTGGACTCGGCTACCGACGATCCAGTCAAGATAAGGGTGGGAAGCAGGGTCAAATTTACAGGACGACCTGGCACGGTGGACGGTCGCTATTCCGCCGAGGTCCTCGATGTGGCCTGGGATGGCTCGCTGGAAGAGTACGAGGAGGGATAG
- the fliP gene encoding flagellar type III secretion system pore protein FliP (The bacterial flagellar biogenesis protein FliP forms a type III secretion system (T3SS)-type pore required for flagellar assembly.) has translation MKKKIFSISLLASLLWLFMLSTAWAQPEPPIPPIPAVRIAVEGASSDQDVVNTIQIVALLTILSVAPAILLMVTCFTRIIVVLGFVRRALGLQQTPPNQVIVTLALFLSLYIMSPTWDIMYKDGLAPYMAGQIGVAQAWERSSAPLRAFMLRQTRQEELSLMVSMADLPRPENADQVPTRILLPAFMLSEMKSAFQMGIVIFVPFIVVDMIISSVLMSMGMIMLPPMMISLPFKVLLFVMADGWNLVIVSLIKSFR, from the coding sequence ATGAAAAAAAAGATATTTTCCATTAGCCTTCTTGCCTCTCTACTGTGGCTTTTCATGTTGTCCACGGCATGGGCTCAGCCAGAACCTCCGATTCCGCCTATTCCGGCGGTTAGGATAGCCGTTGAGGGAGCCTCCTCCGATCAGGACGTGGTAAACACCATCCAGATCGTGGCTCTCTTAACCATCCTGAGCGTCGCCCCTGCGATTCTTCTCATGGTAACCTGCTTTACCAGAATTATAGTGGTCCTTGGCTTTGTCAGGAGGGCTCTAGGGCTCCAACAGACCCCTCCTAACCAGGTAATAGTGACCCTCGCTCTCTTTCTGTCTTTATACATTATGTCCCCTACCTGGGACATAATGTATAAAGACGGTCTCGCTCCCTATATGGCAGGTCAGATAGGGGTGGCTCAGGCCTGGGAACGATCTTCCGCTCCCCTCAGGGCCTTTATGCTAAGGCAGACCAGACAGGAAGAACTTTCTCTTATGGTCTCTATGGCCGATCTTCCTCGGCCGGAAAACGCCGACCAGGTTCCTACGAGAATATTGCTTCCCGCTTTTATGCTTAGTGAAATGAAATCGGCGTTTCAGATGGGCATAGTCATATTTGTTCCCTTCATAGTGGTAGACATGATTATATCCAGCGTGTTGATGAGTATGGGTATGATAATGCTGCCCCCTATGATGATCTCCCTACCCTTTAAGGTGCTTCTCTTCGTTATGGCCGACGGCTGGAATCTGGTTATAGTGAGCCTTATAAAGAGTTTTCGCTGA